From Mauremys mutica isolate MM-2020 ecotype Southern chromosome 17, ASM2049712v1, whole genome shotgun sequence, one genomic window encodes:
- the PRUNE1 gene encoding exopolyphosphatase PRUNE1 → MERFVRSRRAALQEHVQHRQEVHVVLGNESCDLDSMVSALALAYYLAKTSLESKAVFVPVLNIPRSEFPLRTESAFLLQEQQIPDSCLIFRDEIDLHALHRAGLLSLTLVDHHILPSGDAALEEAVIEVIDHRPLEREPRCRVTAELVGSCATLVTERIVQGPAELLDRQTAALLRGTIILDCVNMTPEAGKVTPKDTQYVALLESKFPDLPARSVLFEALQTAKFDVSGLTTDQMLRKDLKVLSSDGLVLAISAVYVTLEAFLQRPGLQQDLCAFCQRHGYGGLVAMTISFNERNEPFRQLAVYSQHPAVRTAVCGVLERANNPPLDLSPLGSLYPNICAYHQGNTVASRKKVLPILKDFLRERGITAGPMHPADTGSCGTTRPEPKDSSAGCGESGENPEDSDVAGEAGAPEYEPRGRRDPARCPRHGDALLEDDAPLPPTPMNSLVDECPLDRGLPKLSAEAIFEKFSHITVVRPSASGSPEKK, encoded by the exons ATGGAGCGCTTCGTGCGGAGCCGCCGGGCCGCCCTGCAG GAACATGTCCAGCACAGGCAGGAAGTCCACGTGGTGCTGGGGAATGAATCGTGCGACCTGGATTCCATGGTGTCGGCACTTGCCCTGGCTTATTACTTGGCAAAG ACCTCTCTGGAGTCCAAGGCGGTATTTGTCCCCGTGCTGAACATTCCCCGCTCGGAGTTCCCCCTGCGCACAGAGAGTGCCTTCCTCCTGCAGGAGCAGCAGATCCCTGACAGCTGCCTGATCTTCCGGGATGAGATCGACCTGCATGCACTGCACCGGGCTGGCCTCCTCTCCTTGACGCTGGTCGACCACCACATCCTGCCGAG TGGAGATGCAGCCCTGGAGGAGGCCGTGATCGAGGTGATCGACCATCGGCCCCTGGAGAGGGAGCCTCGGTGCAGAGTCACCGCGGAGCTGGTGGGCTCCTGCGCCACACTGGTGACGGAGAGGATCGTGCAGGGCCCAGCGGAGCTGTTGGACAGACAGACGGCCGCCCTGCTGCGTG GTACAATAATTCTGGATTGTGTCAatatgactccagaagctgggaaagtgACTCCCAAAGACACTCAGTACGTGGCCCTGTTGGAATCCAAGTTCCCAGACCTCCCAGCGAGGAGCGTCCTGTTTGAGGCTCTGCAGACAGCCAAGTTCGATGTGTCAG GGCTCACTACAGACCAGATGCTGCGAAAGGACCTTAAGGTGCTGTCGAGCGACGGGCTCGTTCTTGCCATCAGTGCTGTGTACGTGACGCTGGAG GCCTTCCTGCAGCGGCCTGGCTTGCAGCAGGACCTGTGCGCCTTCTGCCAGCGGCACGGCTACGGTGGGTTGGTAGCCATGACGATATCCTTCAACGAGCGGAACGAGCCATTCCGGCAGCTCGCGGTGTACAGCCAGCACCCGGCGGTGCGGACAGCG GTGTGTGGCGTTCTGGAGCGCGCTAACAACCCGCCCCTGGACCTCTCCCCTCTGGGGAGCCTTTACCCCAACATCTGTGCCTACCACCAAGGCAACACAGTCGCATCGCGTAAGAAAGTCCTCCCGATCCTTAAAGACTTCCTGAGGGAGCGGGGCATAACGGCTGGCCCCATGCATCCCGCGGACACGGGTTCCTGTGGCACGACGAGACCGGAGCCGAAAGACTCCTCTGCCGGTTGCGGCGAAAGCGGCGAGAACCCGGAGGACTCGGATGTGGCTGGCGAAGCGGGCGCCCCGGAGTACGAGCCAAGGGGCAGGAGAGATCCTGCCAGGTGCCCGAGGCATGGGGATGCCCTGCTGGAGGATGATGCCCCGttgcctcccacccccatgaACAGCCTGGTGGATGAGTGCCCTCTGGACAGAGGGCTGCCCAAGCTGTCGGCGGAGGCGATCTTCGAGAAGTTCAGCCACATCACGGTGGTGCGCCCCTCCGCCAGCGGCAGCCCCGAGAAGAAATGA